One region of Pogona vitticeps strain Pit_001003342236 chromosome 1, PviZW2.1, whole genome shotgun sequence genomic DNA includes:
- the ANKRD6 gene encoding ankyrin repeat domain-containing protein 6 isoform X5 codes for MGGHLSILRLTRDISLLSRFCSKLTVMWIFRTIPYWNPDAISDWSMSAHTAHTSEIVQGTVALVKEVKEEKNKKKQRRKARKDPRRLQREKEGDQTALHRAAVVGNTDIISALIREGCALDRQDKDGNTALHEASWHGFSQSAKLLVKAGANVLARNKAGNTSLHLACQNSHSESVRVLLLGGSRADIKNNAGDTCLHVAARYNHLPIIRLLLSAFCSVHEKNQAGDTALHVAAALNHKKVIKLLLEAGADATVVNNAGQTPLEVAREHNNPEVALLLTKAPQISRFNRGRSLRKKRERLKEERRAQSVPRDEVVQSKGSASAADDTHSSDQAPQGRGDLKEDPQLPLSELRGRKSKKKKPREKVSALSEPTSPADQQMPPGPSQNLPKRKSRHRCTSPPPPHEFRAYQLYTLYRGKDGKIMQAPINGCRCEPLINKVENQLAAAVEEIKAEFVTVQDKMNSKLGQMENKTQHQLRVLDKLMSERLSAERTECLHRLQEHTEVERNEGEKRQMSLAGELKAWCMLKIQNLELKLSGDSRSSRPKSILSTCESLTETLDTENLPSTKDCKTSQTPLQSESSQQHSCLALLNSVSEDIGRSRLATTEQSFGKQYFAVQQASTSGTEKQIVGVDPVPPGASPQVVRPKDKTSLSRLQQELPSAEYSGSRLRHVKVQTVPQASAELAKTELQQAGSLIDKGTQTKKASRNGQLKHRLHQHGGMPPTQPQPPPVSGGNEPNPQLVGTSQALEITQYFFEAVSSQMEKWYERKIEEARRQADQKAQEDKAALKEHIRSLEEELYKLRTKVQKEN; via the exons ATGGGCGGACACCTCTCCATCTTGCGGCTTACAAGGGACATCTCCCTGTTGTCCAGATTTTGCTCAAAGCTAACTGTGATGTGGATCTTCAGGACGAT CCCTTATTGGAATCCTGATGCCATCTCTGATTGGTCAATGAGTGCTCACACAGCACACACCTCAGAAATAGTCCAGGGGACAGTGGCCTTGGTAAAAGAagtcaaggaagaaaaaaataagaaaaaacaaaggagaaaggcTAGAAAAGATCCTAGAAGATTGCAAAGAGAGAAGGAG GGTGATCAGACAGCTTTGCATCGAGCTGCAGTGGTAGGGAACACAGATATAATATCAGCGCTTATCCGTGAAGGGTGTGCTTTGGACAGGCAAGACAAG GATGGGAACACCGCTCTCCATGAAGCCTCTTGGCATGGATTCAGTCAGTCAGCCAAACTGCTTGTTAAAGCAGGAGCAAATGTTCTTGCCAGAAACAAG GCAGGAAACACATCGCTGCACTTGGCTTGTCAAAATAGTCATTCTGAAAGTGTTCGGGTCCTGCTGCTTGGAGGTTCTCGGGCTGATATCAAAAACAAT GCAGGAGATACCTGTCTGCATGTCGCAGCTCGTTATAATCATTTGCCCATCATTAGGCTGCTCCTCAGTGCTTTCTGTTCTGTCCATGAAAAAAACCAG GCTGGTGATACAGCACTTCATGTAGCTGCTGCACTAAATCATAAGAAGGTTATCAAACTGTTGTTGGAAGCAGGAGCTGATGCAACAGTAGTTAACAAT GCTGGTCAGACACCCCTTGAAGTTGCCCGAGAGCACAACAATCCTGAAGTTGCCCTTCTGCTTACTAAAGCCCCCCAG ATTTCACGCTTTAATCGTGGAAGGAGTctaaggaagaagagggaaaggctCAAAGAGGAAAGGCGTGCTCAGTCTGTACCAAGAGATGAAGTGGTACAAAGCAAG GGCAGCGCCTCAGCTGCTGATGACACGCACAGCAGTGACCAGGCTCCTCAAGGGAGAGGTGACTTGAAAGAGGACCCACAACTGCCCTTGTCTGAGCTCAGAGGAAGGAAGAGTAAGAAGAAGAAGCCAAGAGAAAAG GTTTCAGCTCTCTCTGAGCCAACATCACCAGCTGACCAGCAGATGCCTCCTGGCCCATCACAGAACTTGCCAAAACGTAAAAGCCGGCACCGTTGCACATCTCCGCCCCCTCCCCATGAATTCCGAGCCTATCAGCTGTATACCCTTTACCGTGGGAAAGATGGGAAAATCATGCAG gcaccAATAAATGGATGTCGTTGTGAGCCACTGATAAATAAAGTAGAGAACCAGCTTGCGGCTGCCGTGGAAGAAATTAAAGCTGAATTTGTAACAGTGCAGGATAAAATGAACAGCAAGCTAGGACAGATGGAAAATAAAACTCAGCATCAG CTCCGTGTTTTGGACAAATTAATGTCAGAGCGGCTTTCAGCAGAAAGAACAGAGTGCCTTCATCGTCTTCAGGAACATACAGAGgtagaaagaaatgaaggagaGAAACGTCAG ATGTCTTTAGCTGGAGAATTGAAGGCTTGGTGCATGTTAAAAATACAGAATCTGGAGCTGAAGCTTTCTGGAGATTCTAGATCATCACGACCAAAGTCAATTCTATCCACATGTGAATCTCTCACTGAGACTTTGGATACAGAGAACCTTCCTAGTACAAAGGACTGTAAAACTAGCCAAACTCCACTGCAGTCAGAGAGTTCACAGCAGCACTCTTGTCTTGCTCTTCTGAACAGCGTCTCTGAAGACATTGGCAGAAGTAGACTAGCAACCACAGAACAGAGTTTTGGAAAGCAATATTTTGCTGTTCAGCAAGCCAGCACATCAG GAACGGAGAAACAGATAGTTGGTGTTGATCCAGTTCCTCCTGGAGCATCCCCTCAAGTTGTTCGACCTAAAGACAAAACAAGTCTCAGCAGACTGCAACAAGAACTGCCATCAGCTGAATACTCAGGTTCCAGATTAAGGCATGTTAAAGTTCAAACTGTTCCACAGGCTTCTGCTGAATTGGCAAAGACTGAGTTGCAACAAGCTGGCTCCTTGATAGACAAAGGGACTCAAACGAAGAAAGCAAGCAGAAATGGCCAATTGAAGCACAGACTCCACCAACATGGAGGAATGCCCCCTACACAGCCACAGCCGCCTCCTGTCTCTGGAGGCAATGAGCCCAACCCTCAGCTGGTGGGTACGTCTCAAGCGCTGGAAATCACACAATACTTTTTCGAGGCTGTGTCAAGTCAGATGGAGAAGTGGTATGAAAGGAAGATTGAAGAAGCTCGGAGGCAAGCTGACCAGAAGGCCCAAGAAGATAAAGCTGCCCTCAAAGAACATATCAGAAGCTTAGAAGAGGAACTGTATAAGCTACGGACTAAAGTGCAGAAAGAGAACTAA
- the ANKRD6 gene encoding ankyrin repeat domain-containing protein 6 isoform X9, with translation MSQQDVVAVLSERLLIAAYKGQVDNVVQLINKGAKVAVTKHGRTPLHLAAYKGHLPVVQILLKANCDVDLQDDGDQTALHRAAVVGNTDIISALIREGCALDRQDKDGNTALHEASWHGFSQSAKLLVKAGANVLARNKAGNTSLHLACQNSHSESVRVLLLGGSRADIKNNAGDTALHVAAALNHKKVIKLLLEAGADATVVNNAGQTPLEVAREHNNPEVALLLTKAPQISRFNRGRSLRKKRERLKEERRAQSVPRDEVVQSKGSASAADDTHSSDQAPQGRGDLKEDPQLPLSELRGRKSKKKKPREKVSALSEPTSPADQQMPPGPSQNLPKRKSRHRCTSPPPPHEFRAYQLYTLYRGKDGKIMQAPINGCRCEPLINKVENQLAAAVEEIKAEFVTVQDKMNSKLGQMENKTQHQLRVLDKLMSERLSAERTECLHRLQEHTEVERNEGEKRQMSLAGELKAWCMLKIQNLELKLSGDSRSSRPKSILSTCESLTETLDTENLPSTKDCKTSQTPLQSESSQQHSCLALLNSVSEDIGRSRLATTEQSFGKQYFAVQQASTSGTEKQIVGVDPVPPGASPQVVRPKDKTSLSRLQQELPSAEYSGSRLRHVKVQTVPQASAELAKTELQQAGSLIDKGTQTKKASRNGQLKHRLHQHGGMPPTQPQPPPVSGGNEPNPQLVGTSQALEITQYFFEAVSSQMEKWYERKIEEARRQADQKAQEDKAALKEHIRSLEEELYKLRTKVQKEN, from the exons CATGGGCGGACACCTCTCCATCTTGCGGCTTACAAGGGACATCTCCCTGTTGTCCAGATTTTGCTCAAAGCTAACTGTGATGTGGATCTTCAGGACGAT GGTGATCAGACAGCTTTGCATCGAGCTGCAGTGGTAGGGAACACAGATATAATATCAGCGCTTATCCGTGAAGGGTGTGCTTTGGACAGGCAAGACAAG GATGGGAACACCGCTCTCCATGAAGCCTCTTGGCATGGATTCAGTCAGTCAGCCAAACTGCTTGTTAAAGCAGGAGCAAATGTTCTTGCCAGAAACAAG GCAGGAAACACATCGCTGCACTTGGCTTGTCAAAATAGTCATTCTGAAAGTGTTCGGGTCCTGCTGCTTGGAGGTTCTCGGGCTGATATCAAAAACAAT GCTGGTGATACAGCACTTCATGTAGCTGCTGCACTAAATCATAAGAAGGTTATCAAACTGTTGTTGGAAGCAGGAGCTGATGCAACAGTAGTTAACAAT GCTGGTCAGACACCCCTTGAAGTTGCCCGAGAGCACAACAATCCTGAAGTTGCCCTTCTGCTTACTAAAGCCCCCCAG ATTTCACGCTTTAATCGTGGAAGGAGTctaaggaagaagagggaaaggctCAAAGAGGAAAGGCGTGCTCAGTCTGTACCAAGAGATGAAGTGGTACAAAGCAAG GGCAGCGCCTCAGCTGCTGATGACACGCACAGCAGTGACCAGGCTCCTCAAGGGAGAGGTGACTTGAAAGAGGACCCACAACTGCCCTTGTCTGAGCTCAGAGGAAGGAAGAGTAAGAAGAAGAAGCCAAGAGAAAAG GTTTCAGCTCTCTCTGAGCCAACATCACCAGCTGACCAGCAGATGCCTCCTGGCCCATCACAGAACTTGCCAAAACGTAAAAGCCGGCACCGTTGCACATCTCCGCCCCCTCCCCATGAATTCCGAGCCTATCAGCTGTATACCCTTTACCGTGGGAAAGATGGGAAAATCATGCAG gcaccAATAAATGGATGTCGTTGTGAGCCACTGATAAATAAAGTAGAGAACCAGCTTGCGGCTGCCGTGGAAGAAATTAAAGCTGAATTTGTAACAGTGCAGGATAAAATGAACAGCAAGCTAGGACAGATGGAAAATAAAACTCAGCATCAG CTCCGTGTTTTGGACAAATTAATGTCAGAGCGGCTTTCAGCAGAAAGAACAGAGTGCCTTCATCGTCTTCAGGAACATACAGAGgtagaaagaaatgaaggagaGAAACGTCAG ATGTCTTTAGCTGGAGAATTGAAGGCTTGGTGCATGTTAAAAATACAGAATCTGGAGCTGAAGCTTTCTGGAGATTCTAGATCATCACGACCAAAGTCAATTCTATCCACATGTGAATCTCTCACTGAGACTTTGGATACAGAGAACCTTCCTAGTACAAAGGACTGTAAAACTAGCCAAACTCCACTGCAGTCAGAGAGTTCACAGCAGCACTCTTGTCTTGCTCTTCTGAACAGCGTCTCTGAAGACATTGGCAGAAGTAGACTAGCAACCACAGAACAGAGTTTTGGAAAGCAATATTTTGCTGTTCAGCAAGCCAGCACATCAG GAACGGAGAAACAGATAGTTGGTGTTGATCCAGTTCCTCCTGGAGCATCCCCTCAAGTTGTTCGACCTAAAGACAAAACAAGTCTCAGCAGACTGCAACAAGAACTGCCATCAGCTGAATACTCAGGTTCCAGATTAAGGCATGTTAAAGTTCAAACTGTTCCACAGGCTTCTGCTGAATTGGCAAAGACTGAGTTGCAACAAGCTGGCTCCTTGATAGACAAAGGGACTCAAACGAAGAAAGCAAGCAGAAATGGCCAATTGAAGCACAGACTCCACCAACATGGAGGAATGCCCCCTACACAGCCACAGCCGCCTCCTGTCTCTGGAGGCAATGAGCCCAACCCTCAGCTGGTGGGTACGTCTCAAGCGCTGGAAATCACACAATACTTTTTCGAGGCTGTGTCAAGTCAGATGGAGAAGTGGTATGAAAGGAAGATTGAAGAAGCTCGGAGGCAAGCTGACCAGAAGGCCCAAGAAGATAAAGCTGCCCTCAAAGAACATATCAGAAGCTTAGAAGAGGAACTGTATAAGCTACGGACTAAAGTGCAGAAAGAGAACTAA
- the ANKRD6 gene encoding ankyrin repeat domain-containing protein 6 isoform X4 produces the protein MTSSGLEWDYYEFQPVETSSLEYETPRSNSFLLPANPASPYWNPDAISDWSMSAHTAHTSEIVQGTVALVKEVKEEKNKKKQRRKARKDPRRLQREKEGDQTALHRAAVVGNTDIISALIREGCALDRQDKDGNTALHEASWHGFSQSAKLLVKAGANVLARNKAGNTSLHLACQNSHSESVRVLLLGGSRADIKNNAGDTCLHVAARYNHLPIIRLLLSAFCSVHEKNQAGDTALHVAAALNHKKVIKLLLEAGADATVVNNAGQTPLEVAREHNNPEVALLLTKAPQISRFNRGRSLRKKRERLKEERRAQSVPRDEVVQSKGSASAADDTHSSDQAPQGRGDLKEDPQLPLSELRGRKSKKKKPREKVSALSEPTSPADQQMPPGPSQNLPKRKSRHRCTSPPPPHEFRAYQLYTLYRGKDGKIMQAPINGCRCEPLINKVENQLAAAVEEIKAEFVTVQDKMNSKLGQMENKTQHQLRVLDKLMSERLSAERTECLHRLQEHTEVERNEGEKRQMSLAGELKAWCMLKIQNLELKLSGDSRSSRPKSILSTCESLTETLDTENLPSTKDCKTSQTPLQSESSQQHSCLALLNSVSEDIGRSRLATTEQSFGKQYFAVQQASTSGTEKQIVGVDPVPPGASPQVVRPKDKTSLSRLQQELPSAEYSGSRLRHVKVQTVPQASAELAKTELQQAGSLIDKGTQTKKASRNGQLKHRLHQHGGMPPTQPQPPPVSGGNEPNPQLVGTSQALEITQYFFEAVSSQMEKWYERKIEEARRQADQKAQEDKAALKEHIRSLEEELYKLRTKVQKEN, from the exons ATGACTTCCAGTGGCCTTGAATGGGATTATTATGAATTTCAGCCTGTGGAGACCAGCTCTCTAGAATATGAAACCCCGAGAAGTAactctttccttctccctgctAATCCTGCAAGCCCTTATTGGAATCCTGATGCCATCTCTGATTGGTCAATGAGTGCTCACACAGCACACACCTCAGAAATAGTCCAGGGGACAGTGGCCTTGGTAAAAGAagtcaaggaagaaaaaaataagaaaaaacaaaggagaaaggcTAGAAAAGATCCTAGAAGATTGCAAAGAGAGAAGGAG GGTGATCAGACAGCTTTGCATCGAGCTGCAGTGGTAGGGAACACAGATATAATATCAGCGCTTATCCGTGAAGGGTGTGCTTTGGACAGGCAAGACAAG GATGGGAACACCGCTCTCCATGAAGCCTCTTGGCATGGATTCAGTCAGTCAGCCAAACTGCTTGTTAAAGCAGGAGCAAATGTTCTTGCCAGAAACAAG GCAGGAAACACATCGCTGCACTTGGCTTGTCAAAATAGTCATTCTGAAAGTGTTCGGGTCCTGCTGCTTGGAGGTTCTCGGGCTGATATCAAAAACAAT GCAGGAGATACCTGTCTGCATGTCGCAGCTCGTTATAATCATTTGCCCATCATTAGGCTGCTCCTCAGTGCTTTCTGTTCTGTCCATGAAAAAAACCAG GCTGGTGATACAGCACTTCATGTAGCTGCTGCACTAAATCATAAGAAGGTTATCAAACTGTTGTTGGAAGCAGGAGCTGATGCAACAGTAGTTAACAAT GCTGGTCAGACACCCCTTGAAGTTGCCCGAGAGCACAACAATCCTGAAGTTGCCCTTCTGCTTACTAAAGCCCCCCAG ATTTCACGCTTTAATCGTGGAAGGAGTctaaggaagaagagggaaaggctCAAAGAGGAAAGGCGTGCTCAGTCTGTACCAAGAGATGAAGTGGTACAAAGCAAG GGCAGCGCCTCAGCTGCTGATGACACGCACAGCAGTGACCAGGCTCCTCAAGGGAGAGGTGACTTGAAAGAGGACCCACAACTGCCCTTGTCTGAGCTCAGAGGAAGGAAGAGTAAGAAGAAGAAGCCAAGAGAAAAG GTTTCAGCTCTCTCTGAGCCAACATCACCAGCTGACCAGCAGATGCCTCCTGGCCCATCACAGAACTTGCCAAAACGTAAAAGCCGGCACCGTTGCACATCTCCGCCCCCTCCCCATGAATTCCGAGCCTATCAGCTGTATACCCTTTACCGTGGGAAAGATGGGAAAATCATGCAG gcaccAATAAATGGATGTCGTTGTGAGCCACTGATAAATAAAGTAGAGAACCAGCTTGCGGCTGCCGTGGAAGAAATTAAAGCTGAATTTGTAACAGTGCAGGATAAAATGAACAGCAAGCTAGGACAGATGGAAAATAAAACTCAGCATCAG CTCCGTGTTTTGGACAAATTAATGTCAGAGCGGCTTTCAGCAGAAAGAACAGAGTGCCTTCATCGTCTTCAGGAACATACAGAGgtagaaagaaatgaaggagaGAAACGTCAG ATGTCTTTAGCTGGAGAATTGAAGGCTTGGTGCATGTTAAAAATACAGAATCTGGAGCTGAAGCTTTCTGGAGATTCTAGATCATCACGACCAAAGTCAATTCTATCCACATGTGAATCTCTCACTGAGACTTTGGATACAGAGAACCTTCCTAGTACAAAGGACTGTAAAACTAGCCAAACTCCACTGCAGTCAGAGAGTTCACAGCAGCACTCTTGTCTTGCTCTTCTGAACAGCGTCTCTGAAGACATTGGCAGAAGTAGACTAGCAACCACAGAACAGAGTTTTGGAAAGCAATATTTTGCTGTTCAGCAAGCCAGCACATCAG GAACGGAGAAACAGATAGTTGGTGTTGATCCAGTTCCTCCTGGAGCATCCCCTCAAGTTGTTCGACCTAAAGACAAAACAAGTCTCAGCAGACTGCAACAAGAACTGCCATCAGCTGAATACTCAGGTTCCAGATTAAGGCATGTTAAAGTTCAAACTGTTCCACAGGCTTCTGCTGAATTGGCAAAGACTGAGTTGCAACAAGCTGGCTCCTTGATAGACAAAGGGACTCAAACGAAGAAAGCAAGCAGAAATGGCCAATTGAAGCACAGACTCCACCAACATGGAGGAATGCCCCCTACACAGCCACAGCCGCCTCCTGTCTCTGGAGGCAATGAGCCCAACCCTCAGCTGGTGGGTACGTCTCAAGCGCTGGAAATCACACAATACTTTTTCGAGGCTGTGTCAAGTCAGATGGAGAAGTGGTATGAAAGGAAGATTGAAGAAGCTCGGAGGCAAGCTGACCAGAAGGCCCAAGAAGATAAAGCTGCCCTCAAAGAACATATCAGAAGCTTAGAAGAGGAACTGTATAAGCTACGGACTAAAGTGCAGAAAGAGAACTAA
- the ANKRD6 gene encoding ankyrin repeat domain-containing protein 6 isoform X8, giving the protein MGGHLSILRLTRDISLLSRFCSKLTVMWIFRTIPYWNPDAISDWSMSAHTAHTSEIVQGTVALVKEVKEEKNKKKQRRKARKDPRRLQREKEGDQTALHRAAVVGNTDIISALIREGCALDRQDKDGNTALHEASWHGFSQSAKLLVKAGANVLARNKAGNTSLHLACQNSHSESVRVLLLGGSRADIKNNAGDTALHVAAALNHKKVIKLLLEAGADATVVNNAGQTPLEVAREHNNPEVALLLTKAPQISRFNRGRSLRKKRERLKEERRAQSVPRDEVVQSKGSASAADDTHSSDQAPQGRGDLKEDPQLPLSELRGRKSKKKKPREKVSALSEPTSPADQQMPPGPSQNLPKRKSRHRCTSPPPPHEFRAYQLYTLYRGKDGKIMQAPINGCRCEPLINKVENQLAAAVEEIKAEFVTVQDKMNSKLGQMENKTQHQLRVLDKLMSERLSAERTECLHRLQEHTEVERNEGEKRQMSLAGELKAWCMLKIQNLELKLSGDSRSSRPKSILSTCESLTETLDTENLPSTKDCKTSQTPLQSESSQQHSCLALLNSVSEDIGRSRLATTEQSFGKQYFAVQQASTSGTEKQIVGVDPVPPGASPQVVRPKDKTSLSRLQQELPSAEYSGSRLRHVKVQTVPQASAELAKTELQQAGSLIDKGTQTKKASRNGQLKHRLHQHGGMPPTQPQPPPVSGGNEPNPQLVGTSQALEITQYFFEAVSSQMEKWYERKIEEARRQADQKAQEDKAALKEHIRSLEEELYKLRTKVQKEN; this is encoded by the exons ATGGGCGGACACCTCTCCATCTTGCGGCTTACAAGGGACATCTCCCTGTTGTCCAGATTTTGCTCAAAGCTAACTGTGATGTGGATCTTCAGGACGAT CCCTTATTGGAATCCTGATGCCATCTCTGATTGGTCAATGAGTGCTCACACAGCACACACCTCAGAAATAGTCCAGGGGACAGTGGCCTTGGTAAAAGAagtcaaggaagaaaaaaataagaaaaaacaaaggagaaaggcTAGAAAAGATCCTAGAAGATTGCAAAGAGAGAAGGAG GGTGATCAGACAGCTTTGCATCGAGCTGCAGTGGTAGGGAACACAGATATAATATCAGCGCTTATCCGTGAAGGGTGTGCTTTGGACAGGCAAGACAAG GATGGGAACACCGCTCTCCATGAAGCCTCTTGGCATGGATTCAGTCAGTCAGCCAAACTGCTTGTTAAAGCAGGAGCAAATGTTCTTGCCAGAAACAAG GCAGGAAACACATCGCTGCACTTGGCTTGTCAAAATAGTCATTCTGAAAGTGTTCGGGTCCTGCTGCTTGGAGGTTCTCGGGCTGATATCAAAAACAAT GCTGGTGATACAGCACTTCATGTAGCTGCTGCACTAAATCATAAGAAGGTTATCAAACTGTTGTTGGAAGCAGGAGCTGATGCAACAGTAGTTAACAAT GCTGGTCAGACACCCCTTGAAGTTGCCCGAGAGCACAACAATCCTGAAGTTGCCCTTCTGCTTACTAAAGCCCCCCAG ATTTCACGCTTTAATCGTGGAAGGAGTctaaggaagaagagggaaaggctCAAAGAGGAAAGGCGTGCTCAGTCTGTACCAAGAGATGAAGTGGTACAAAGCAAG GGCAGCGCCTCAGCTGCTGATGACACGCACAGCAGTGACCAGGCTCCTCAAGGGAGAGGTGACTTGAAAGAGGACCCACAACTGCCCTTGTCTGAGCTCAGAGGAAGGAAGAGTAAGAAGAAGAAGCCAAGAGAAAAG GTTTCAGCTCTCTCTGAGCCAACATCACCAGCTGACCAGCAGATGCCTCCTGGCCCATCACAGAACTTGCCAAAACGTAAAAGCCGGCACCGTTGCACATCTCCGCCCCCTCCCCATGAATTCCGAGCCTATCAGCTGTATACCCTTTACCGTGGGAAAGATGGGAAAATCATGCAG gcaccAATAAATGGATGTCGTTGTGAGCCACTGATAAATAAAGTAGAGAACCAGCTTGCGGCTGCCGTGGAAGAAATTAAAGCTGAATTTGTAACAGTGCAGGATAAAATGAACAGCAAGCTAGGACAGATGGAAAATAAAACTCAGCATCAG CTCCGTGTTTTGGACAAATTAATGTCAGAGCGGCTTTCAGCAGAAAGAACAGAGTGCCTTCATCGTCTTCAGGAACATACAGAGgtagaaagaaatgaaggagaGAAACGTCAG ATGTCTTTAGCTGGAGAATTGAAGGCTTGGTGCATGTTAAAAATACAGAATCTGGAGCTGAAGCTTTCTGGAGATTCTAGATCATCACGACCAAAGTCAATTCTATCCACATGTGAATCTCTCACTGAGACTTTGGATACAGAGAACCTTCCTAGTACAAAGGACTGTAAAACTAGCCAAACTCCACTGCAGTCAGAGAGTTCACAGCAGCACTCTTGTCTTGCTCTTCTGAACAGCGTCTCTGAAGACATTGGCAGAAGTAGACTAGCAACCACAGAACAGAGTTTTGGAAAGCAATATTTTGCTGTTCAGCAAGCCAGCACATCAG GAACGGAGAAACAGATAGTTGGTGTTGATCCAGTTCCTCCTGGAGCATCCCCTCAAGTTGTTCGACCTAAAGACAAAACAAGTCTCAGCAGACTGCAACAAGAACTGCCATCAGCTGAATACTCAGGTTCCAGATTAAGGCATGTTAAAGTTCAAACTGTTCCACAGGCTTCTGCTGAATTGGCAAAGACTGAGTTGCAACAAGCTGGCTCCTTGATAGACAAAGGGACTCAAACGAAGAAAGCAAGCAGAAATGGCCAATTGAAGCACAGACTCCACCAACATGGAGGAATGCCCCCTACACAGCCACAGCCGCCTCCTGTCTCTGGAGGCAATGAGCCCAACCCTCAGCTGGTGGGTACGTCTCAAGCGCTGGAAATCACACAATACTTTTTCGAGGCTGTGTCAAGTCAGATGGAGAAGTGGTATGAAAGGAAGATTGAAGAAGCTCGGAGGCAAGCTGACCAGAAGGCCCAAGAAGATAAAGCTGCCCTCAAAGAACATATCAGAAGCTTAGAAGAGGAACTGTATAAGCTACGGACTAAAGTGCAGAAAGAGAACTAA